A genome region from Falco biarmicus isolate bFalBia1 chromosome 11, bFalBia1.pri, whole genome shotgun sequence includes the following:
- the SAMD13 gene encoding sterile alpha motif domain-containing protein 13, producing the protein MLTVDMENKENGSLDVKNSVENGRPPDPADWAVTDVVNYFRTAGFEEQANAFQEQEIDGKSLLLMTRNDVLTGLSLKLGPALKIYEYHVKPLQTQHLKNNSL; encoded by the exons ATGCTAACTGTTGAcatggaaaacaaggaaaatggcTCTCTGGATGTCAAAAA TTCAGTAGAGAATGGGAGACCGCCGGATCCTGCTGACTGGGCTGTTACCGATGTTGtgaattatttcagaacagCTGGATTTGAGGAGCAAGCCAATGCTTTTCAAGAACAG GAAATTGATGGCAAATCATTACTGTTGATGACAAGAAATGATGTACTGACTGGACTTTCATTAAAACTGGGGCCTGCGCTGAAAATCTATGAATATCACGTAAAACCTCTACAGACACAACATCTAAAGAACAACTCTTTATAG
- the LOC130156842 gene encoding uricase-like, whose protein sequence is MTTFCQVAYVKTYVQEVPWKRLHENGVPHIHAFICAPDGIRFCEAEQCRNGPLVVYAGIKDLKLMKTTQSGFEGFYKNEHTTLPERNDRILCGELFCKWSYGECKDFDFDCIWNQIRECILEAFSGPPDSGEYSPSYQKTVNCIQMHVLSKVSQVQVIEVVLNNTFYNVVDMKNLGLINDKEVLVPVETPYGSCACTLGRKKFLEAQSHMLKDERQSQFGLAAALGN, encoded by the exons ATGACAACGTTTTGCCAAGTGGCATACGTCAAAACCTACGTTCAAGAAGTACCATGGAAACGTCTACACGAG AACGGCGTTCCCCACATCCATGCATTCATATGCGCTCCTGATGGGATCCGCTTTTGTGAAGCTGAGCAGTGCCGAAATG GTCCTCTGGTTGTTTATGCTGGAATTAAAGATCTGAAACTTATGAAGACAACACAGTCTGGATTTGAAGGCTTCTATAAGAATGAACACACCACGCTTCCTGAAAGGAATGACAGGATTTTATGTGGAGAGCTCTTCTGCAAATGGTCATATGGCGAATGCAAGGATTTTGACTTTGACTGCATATG GAATCAAATCCGTGAATGTATCCTTGAAGCCTTTTCTGGGCCACCTGACAGTGGGGAATATTCGCCCTCTTACCAGAAAACTGTCAACTGTATCCAGATGCATGTCCTTTCCAAAGTGTCACAG GTACAGGTCATAGAAGTCGTCTTGAACAACACTTTTTATAATGTCGTAGACATGAAGAATCTAGGCTTGATTAACGACAAAGAA GTTCTGGTTCCAGTGGAAACTCCCTATGGCTCCTGCGCTTGCACGCTTGGCAGGAAGAAGTTCTTAGAAGCACAAAGCCACATGCTAAAAGATGAGAGGCAAAGTCAGTTTGGactggcagctgccctgggaaaCTAA